The segment GAAGTTCATGCCGAACGCCCCGATGAGCAGCACCATGGCGAACACGACGAGCAGGTCGGGCCGGCGCCGCACGTAGTGGAAGCCCTCGGCGAGCCCGCCCGAGCGGCGGTTCTTCGCCCGCGGCAGCAGCTCGCGGGTGCGGATGGCCAGCAGGGCGACGAGCATCGCCAGGAAGGTCACGGCGTTGGCCGCGAACACCCATCCGGATCCGATCGCCACGATGAGGATGCCGCCGACGGCCGGGCCGATGAGGCGGGCCATGTTGAACGACGCGGAGTTCAGCGCCACCGCGTTGGAGGCGTCTTCCAGGCGCACCATGTCGGACACGAAGGCCTGGCGGGCCGGGGCGTCGAAGGCGTTGGTCGTGCCGAAGGCGAGGGCGAACAGGAACATCAGCGGCAGGGTCATCACGCCGGTCAGCAGCAGCACCGAGATCGCAATCGCCAGCAGCATCAGCACGGTCTGCGTGGTGAGCAGGATCTTTCGCCGGTCGAACCGATCGGCCACCCATCCGGTGAGGCTCACGAGCAGGAGCGGGGGTCCGAATTGCAGGGCCATGGTGATGCCCATCGCGGTGGCGTCGTTGTCGGTGAGCTCGGTGAGCACCACCCAGTCCTGGGCGGTGGACTGCATCCATGTGCCGATGTTCGAGATGACCGCGCCGAGGAACCAGGTGCGGTAGTTGAACACGCGGAAGGACCGAAACATCGCGGTCATCGCTCCGCCGCCTTCCGCATGATGGCGCTGGCCTCGCCGAGCAGGCGCAGCTCGTCGTCGGAGAGGTGCAGCTCGGCGAGCACGTCGGCGAGCATGGCGTCGCGGCGGCGGATGGTCTCGACGACCACGTCGGTGCCGTGCTCGGTGATCTCCACGTGCACGCGCCGCCGGTCGTCGTCGTCGGGGATGCGCACGACGTAGCCCTGCTCCTCGAGCGTCGTGATCATGGCGCTCATCGAGGGGGAGGTGACGCGCTCGTGCTCGGCGAGCGCGGAGATGGTGCGCCGCCCGTGCGTGCGCAGAGAGGCGAGCACCCCGAGCTGGGCATCGCTCATCGCATCGACCGCGCGGATGGAGCGCAGGCGCCGCGCGAGGCGGAACGTCGCAAGGCGCAGGGCGGAGGCGGTCGTGTCGGAAAGGCGTTCAGCGGGACTCATTACTTAGGTAGTCTACCTAATCTTTGGGAGGCGAGGGCCGTTCGCCGGCGGATGATCGTGTGGACATCACGGATGGGCGCTCGCATCCGCGGGAGGAGAATGGCGGCATGATCGCACTCGAAATGGCCATGCAGGATGCCGAGGGAGTGCGCATCGCCCGGCAGATCGGCGCCGCGCGCGTGGAGCTCACCCAGGCCCTCGCCCTCGGCGGACTCACGCCGTCGCCCGCGACCCTGGAGCGCGCCGTCGAGGAGGCGGGGGAGTCCGGCCCCGAGATCCATGTGCTCATCCGCTGCCGTGCCGGCGGATTCTGCTACGACCGCGACGAGCTCGAGACGATGCGTCGCGACGTCCGCGCCGCCGTGAGCCGTGGCGCCAAAGGCGTCGTCATCGGCGCGCTGGACGCCGAGGGCCGCCTCGACGCCGACGCGCTCGCCGGCCTGCGCGATGCGGCCGAGGGGGCAAGCGTGACGCTGCACCGCGCGATCGACGTGACGCCTGACCCGGTCGCCGCGCTGCCGACCGCGCGGGCGCTCGGGCTGCGCCGCGTTCTCACCTCCGGCGGGGCATCGGCGGCCATCGACGGGATCGACACCCTGCGGGCCCTCGTCGCCGCGGCCGACGGGATCGAGATCATGGCGGGCGGCGGCGTGACGGCGGCGAATGCCGCACTGCTCGCCGCCACGGGCATCGACGCCGTGCACTTCTCGGCCAAGCGCACCGTCTCGGCGGCGCCGCACGGTGTGCGGATGGGGTCGGCCGCCGACGGGGCGGACGGGCACGAGGTGACCGATCCCGATGAGGCGGCGGCCATCCGCGACGCGCTCGCCGGGGTTTCGTCATCCGCCGTCGTCGATCGCGTGGTCTGATCCGGGACTCCGTAGACTCGCCCCATGGCAGAGCCCCGCACCGCCGAGTTCACCGACGCGCACGGCATCGCGATCGTCTACGACGTGCATCCCGCCGCGGGCGAGGCGCGCGGCGTCGTGCAGCTGCTGCACGGGGTGGGCGAGCACGCCGGGCGCTACGGCGCCGTGATCGCGGCGCTCACCGCGGCCGGCTTCACCGTCTACGCCGACGATCATCGCGGGCACGGCCGCACGGGCATCCGTCAGCACGGCGGTCCCGAGCGGCTCGGCCGGCTCGGTGCGGGCGGACTCGGCGCCGCAGTCGCCGCGGAGTGGCAGCTCACCGGCATCATCCGCGATGAGAACCCGGGCCTGCCGCTCGTGCTGCTCGGGCACTCCTGGGGCTCGTTCCTCTCGCAGAAGCTGCTGAACGCGCATCCCGAGGCGTACGACGCGATGATCCTCAGCGGCTCCGCGCTGCTCACGCCCCGGTTCCTCAATGCCGCGCCGCTGAACAAGCGCTGGGCGGGGCCGGAGGCCACGGGGTTGGAATGGCTGTCGCGGGATCCGGCGGTGTGGCAGGAGTTCGCGGACGACCCGCTCACGACGGATGTGCCGTTGCTGAAGCTGTTCGGCCCGATCGAGGCCGCCAAACTCTATGGTCGGCCCGCGAAGGACCTCGGGCACGACGTGCCCGTGCTGCTCATGGTCGGCGGCGACGACCCGGTCGGCGGACCGCGCAGCGTGCACCGCCTCGCCGAGGCGTACCGCTCGCGGTCGGGGCTGACCGACGTGACGACGCTCGTGTACCCCGATGCGCGGCACGAGATCTTCCAGGAGCTGCAGCAGGACGAGGTGCGCTCCGACCTGCTCGCCTGGCTCGACGCACGCTTCCCCGCCTGATCGCCGCCTCCCGGGTACAGATGGCTGAGCGTCGGCCATCGCCCCGGTACAGCTGGCTGAGGGTCACCCGGGCCACGTGGCACGGATGGCTGAGCCTGGAGGCGATTCGAGCACGAGATCGGCCGGTTTCCCCGTTTCTCGGCCATTCGGTCGGCCAGTTGTACCCGCGCAGGTGGGTGACGCCCAGCCATATGTACCAGCCGGCCTCGGGCCGCTCCGTCATCTGTACCCGGACCGTGGCCGGAACGCGACAGTAGGCTGGTGCCGTGCACGGTGAATACAAGGTTCCTGGCGGCAAGCTCGTCGTCGTCGACTTCGAGGTCGTCGACGGGACGATCGCCGATTTCCGCCTCGCCGGAGACTTCTTCCTCGAGCCCGATACGGCGCTGGAGGCGATCAACGCGGCGGTAGAGGGCCTGCCCGTCGAGACGGATGCCTCGGCCATCGCCGCCGCCGTCCGCGGCGCCCTTCCGGACGGTGCGCAGCTGCTCGGCTTCACCCCGGATACCGTGGGCACCGCCGTGCGCCGGGCGCTGGTGACCGCACCCGGCTGGCGCGACTTCGACTGGGAGATCGTGCACGACAAGGCGGTTTCGCCGCGTGTCAACCTCGCCCTCGATGAGGTGCTCACCACCCGTGTCGGCGCGGGTCTGCGCCGACCCACCCTGCGCATCTGGGAGTGGGAAGAATCGGCCGTGGTGATCGGCTCCTTCCAGTCGTACCGCAACGAGGTCGACCCCGAGGGTGCCGCGAAGCACGGGTTCGACGTCGTACGCCGCATCTCCGGCGGCGGGGCCATGCTCATGGCAGCGGGCCAGATCATCACCTATTCGCTGTATGTTCCCGCCTCCCTCGTACAGGGGATGACCTTCGCCGATTCGTACGCCTTCCTCGACGACTGGGTGATGCAGGCGCTGCGCTCGCTGGGGATCGACGCGGTCTACCAGCCGCTCAACGACATCGCCGGCCCCAGCGGGAAGATCGGTGGTGCCGCGCAGAAGCGCCTCGCCAACGGTGGCGTGCTGCACCACGCGACCCTGTCGTACGACATCGACGGGCAGATGATGACCGAGGTGCTGCGCATCGGGCGCGAGAAGCTCAGTGACAAGGGCACGGCGTCGGCCGCCAAGCGCGTCGACCCGCTGCGGACGCAGACGGGCCTCAGCCGTGCGCAGATCATCGACCG is part of the Microbacterium pseudoresistens genome and harbors:
- a CDS encoding MFS transporter, whose protein sequence is MFRSFRVFNYRTWFLGAVISNIGTWMQSTAQDWVVLTELTDNDATAMGITMALQFGPPLLLVSLTGWVADRFDRRKILLTTQTVLMLLAIAISVLLLTGVMTLPLMFLFALAFGTTNAFDAPARQAFVSDMVRLEDASNAVALNSASFNMARLIGPAVGGILIVAIGSGWVFAANAVTFLAMLVALLAIRTRELLPRAKNRRSGGLAEGFHYVRRRPDLLVVFAMVLLIGAFGMNFPIFASTMALEFDQGADGYGLLSSVLAIGSLTGALLAARRDRARVRVLVIGACAFGVVSLISILMPVYWTYAVTLVFVGFSTVTILTTANGYVQTTTDPALRGRVLALYMAVVMGSTPIGAPIAGWVANTFGPRAAIAVGGVAGLVAFGIGITWMISSGRLHRHEEKRFMLSLDETRPLRVIDPVDEDAFAGAPSVAPAVTTPIRIDHGDAEPRPPEGPIVRNP
- a CDS encoding MarR family winged helix-turn-helix transcriptional regulator, with the protein product MSPAERLSDTTASALRLATFRLARRLRSIRAVDAMSDAQLGVLASLRTHGRRTISALAEHERVTSPSMSAMITTLEEQGYVVRIPDDDDRRRVHVEITEHGTDVVVETIRRRDAMLADVLAELHLSDDELRLLGEASAIMRKAAER
- a CDS encoding copper homeostasis protein CutC, with the protein product MIALEMAMQDAEGVRIARQIGAARVELTQALALGGLTPSPATLERAVEEAGESGPEIHVLIRCRAGGFCYDRDELETMRRDVRAAVSRGAKGVVIGALDAEGRLDADALAGLRDAAEGASVTLHRAIDVTPDPVAALPTARALGLRRVLTSGGASAAIDGIDTLRALVAAADGIEIMAGGGVTAANAALLAATGIDAVHFSAKRTVSAAPHGVRMGSAADGADGHEVTDPDEAAAIRDALAGVSSSAVVDRVV
- a CDS encoding alpha/beta fold hydrolase: MAEPRTAEFTDAHGIAIVYDVHPAAGEARGVVQLLHGVGEHAGRYGAVIAALTAAGFTVYADDHRGHGRTGIRQHGGPERLGRLGAGGLGAAVAAEWQLTGIIRDENPGLPLVLLGHSWGSFLSQKLLNAHPEAYDAMILSGSALLTPRFLNAAPLNKRWAGPEATGLEWLSRDPAVWQEFADDPLTTDVPLLKLFGPIEAAKLYGRPAKDLGHDVPVLLMVGGDDPVGGPRSVHRLAEAYRSRSGLTDVTTLVYPDARHEIFQELQQDEVRSDLLAWLDARFPA
- a CDS encoding lipoyl protein ligase domain-containing protein, with product MHGEYKVPGGKLVVVDFEVVDGTIADFRLAGDFFLEPDTALEAINAAVEGLPVETDASAIAAAVRGALPDGAQLLGFTPDTVGTAVRRALVTAPGWRDFDWEIVHDKAVSPRVNLALDEVLTTRVGAGLRRPTLRIWEWEESAVVIGSFQSYRNEVDPEGAAKHGFDVVRRISGGGAMLMAAGQIITYSLYVPASLVQGMTFADSYAFLDDWVMQALRSLGIDAVYQPLNDIAGPSGKIGGAAQKRLANGGVLHHATLSYDIDGQMMTEVLRIGREKLSDKGTASAAKRVDPLRTQTGLSRAQIIDRFIETFRGLTDAEDGTVSPDEYAEAEALVESKFATDAWLYRVP